TTCAGCACGACCCTTGTCGTTGCACCAATTGTAAAATATGACGGAATCACTATTGGTGATGGAAAGCCAGGGGAAATTTATAAAAGATTAAGGGCGATGTTTAAAAAAGATATGACTGAAAACAACGAAGTTTTAACCCCTGTTGATTATGATTAAAAAGTGAGCCCGGGAGGGATCGAACCTCCGACCTCCTGCTTAAAAGGCAGATGCTCTACCACTGAGCTACGGGCCCAAAGCAATACAAATATACAAAATTTTCAATTCTTAAGCAAATTTTAGGCTCTAACATTTAGCGTATCTCCAAAGGGGGTTATTTTTAGTCTTTAAACTAACCTTTCACCTTTGGGTGATGACTTGACAATTGGAAACTTTTTGTTTATTTTTATATAGACATTTGTCTATATGTCTATAATTCAAAACAAAGGAACAAAACGCATGGCAAAGGTAAAAATTTCAAAAGTTGCAAAAGCACTTGCAGATGAAACAAGATGTAAAATTTTTGAATTGATCGCAAGATCAAAAGAAATAAGCTGTAAGGAAATAACCGAAAAAATGGGATTGAGACAGCCGACGATATCACATCATTTGAAAGCTTTACAGGAAGGCGGACTCGTAAATGTTAGAAGAGAAGGACAGTATCACTATTTCAGTTTGAACAAGCAAGTTTTAGAGGAATTTTCAAACTATCTCTCAAAATTTTTAAACTAAAAAATTATGCTCACGAAAATAAATAAATATCGTCGTATTCAAAGAATTATCCCTGGTATAGAAGTAATTGATGGAGCTGGCGTAAGATTGAGAAGATACATTGGCTCACCTTACCTAAATTATCTTGACCCATTTCTTCTTCTTGACGAGTTCAAAAGTGATGACCCTGAAGATTACATCGCAGGATTCCCTCCGCACCCACATCGTGGATTTCAGACTTTGACTTATATGGTGTGGGGAAGTTTTGAGCATAAAGATAGCACGGGAAGCACTGGAAGATTAAATTCAGGTGAATTGCAATGGATGAACGCTGGAAGTGGAGTGATACACTCAGAGATACCACTTATGAAAGAGGGTTTGTTATGGGGATATCAACTTTGGCTTAATTCACCCGCAAGGGAGAAAATGAGCGACCCGTTTTACCACAATTTTAAAGCGATTGAGTTAAATGAGAACGATGTAAAAATAAATCTCCTATCGGGGGTATTTAATGAAACCAAGCAGAGAAACTGGGCTTATTATCATTTTTTGTATCTTGATATTAGATTGGTGGAAGGAAGTGATTTTGAATATGAAATTCCGGGTGATGTTAATTCATTTTGTCTTGTCTCGGAGGGACGAATAAAATTCCCTGATGGAGCGAAGGTAAATCAACATCATCTTGCGGTTTTAGACGATGGCAATTTAATTAAATTTACTGCGCTTAAGAATTCGGTTGTCTTGCTTGGATGTGCAAAGCCTTTAAATGAGCCCGTCGCTCGCTGGGGACCATTTGTTATGAACACAGCAGAGGAAATTTATCAGGCAATAGAAGATTACCAAAAAGGTCATCTTGTTAAGAAAAGAGCAGTTGATATTTAAAATCATCTTAAAAACAAAAAACGGTGCAAACATGCTTACAAAACTTTCAAATAAGGTTATAAGCGATATAGCTTTGTTAGTTATAAGGATAATACTTGGGGTTATCTTTATAGCCCATGGTTATCCGAAGATATTTGTTTTTGGGATCCCTGGGTTTGCTAAATTTTTAGGCGGGCTTGGTGTTCCGCTTCCGGGGCTTTTTGCTGTG
Above is a window of Candidatus Kryptobacter tengchongensis DNA encoding:
- a CDS encoding DNA-binding transcriptional regulator, ArsR family; this translates as MAKVKISKVAKALADETRCKIFELIARSKEISCKEITEKMGLRQPTISHHLKALQEGGLVNVRREGQYHYFSLNKQVLEEFSNYLSKFLN